In Aspergillus oryzae RIB40 DNA, chromosome 6, one genomic interval encodes:
- a CDS encoding protein ERV29 (putative cargo transport protein ERV29) produces MAQIRGTAGYNLGHQNPFGGPGRADATSDPSPLDAIREQTSKIEDWLDTLADPVKPYLPAIGRFLIVVTFIEDSLRIITQWSDQLLYLREYRKIPWGITHTFLILNVLAMSICSFLVIARKHTEIAVAGLLGVVVTQGLGYGLIFDLNFFLRNLSVIGGLLMVLSDSWVRKKFVPAGLPQLDEKDRKMYVQFAGRVLLIFLFVGFVFSGQWSFWRILVSLFGLVACVMVIVGFKAKWSAIILVVLLSVFNILVNNFWTLHPHHPHKDFAKYDFFQILSIVGGLLLLVNMGPGQLSMDEKKKVY; encoded by the exons ATGGCGCAGATCCGCGGCACCGCGGGATACAATCTCGGCCACCAAAATCCCTTCGGGGGACCTGGTCGCGCAGATGCTACAAGTGACCCTAGCCCCTTGGATGCCATTCGGGAACAGACCAGCAAGATTGAGGATTGGTTGGACACGTTGGCAGACCCCGTTAAACC GTATCTCCCAGCCATTGGCCGTTTCCTGATCGTCGTCACTTTCATTGAGGACAGTCTGCGAATCATCACACAATGGAGCGACCAGCTTCTCTACCTGCGGGAGTACCGCAAAA TTCCGTGGGGCATCACACAcaccttcctcatcctcaatgtGCTCGCTATGTCGATATGCTCATTCCTGGTCATTGCTCGTAAACATACTGAAATCGCCGTCGCCGGCCTGCTGGGTGTCGTTGTCACCCAGGGCCTCGGATATGGACTCATCTTCGATCTCAATTTCTTCCTGCGCAACCTGAGTGTTATTGGCGGTCTCCTCATGGTTCTCTCCGACTCATGGGTGCGCAAGAAGTTCGTCCCGGCTGGTCTGCCCCAGCttgatgagaaggaccgCAAGATGTACGTTCAGTTCGCTGGTCGTGTCCtgctcatcttcctcttcgtcggaTTTGTGTTCTCCGGCCAGTGGAGCTTCTGGCGCATTCTGGTCAGTTTGTTTGGCCTCGTCGCATGCGTCATGGTCATTGTGGGATTCAAGGCTAAGTGGAGCGCTATCATCCtggtggtgttgctgagTGTCTTCAACATTCTAGTCAACAACTTCTGGACC CTCCACCcccaccacccccacaaGGATTTCGCCAAGTACGatttcttccagatcttgTCTATTGT CGGCGGTCTCTTACTTCTGGTCAACATGGGCCCCGGTCAACTAagtatggatgagaagaagaaggtctacTAA
- a CDS encoding putative proline-rich, actin-associated protein Vrp1 (predicted protein): protein MPPPPPPPPPPGGMGGPPPPPPPGALPSRPSGAEAKGRGALLSDIHKGARLKKTVTNDRSAPQIAGGGAKSSGPPIADAPPVPSMPKPPGSAPPVPGQAANRLRSDSGAGSGGDSSAALPAAPQLGGLFAGGMPKLRSRGGVDTGANRDSPYRSESQGSSAPKPPVSPAPKPPGARPPPLPSSESPPAPPVNPLVAGLKKPPPRPASRPSSTVSNASARSASDAPPPRAPPPLPGSAKPPPPPPVSSRKPSTPAPPPPPAPPSTIPAAPPPPPPPPTARPPPPAPARSTPPPPPPPPPPAASAPQPPNGTAAASIAVQAARNAFGHSQQTPSAPPPPPPASSAPSAPPPPPPSAPPSAPPSAPPSAPPSQPPSRPLSHEPLASQLPDRSTLDPSAYTLSNGGPSSGSSPLSSAVQGLIRVEDVRFKFQSEGLLPKPRPFVGGPRRYRAGRGSSVPLDLSALSG from the exons atgcctcctccaccaccgccgccgccgccgcccgGTGGCATGGGAGgaccccctccccctccccctccagGAGCTCTCCCGAGTAGGCCATCAGGCGCAGAAGCGAAGGGCCGC GGTGCCCTTCTCTCGGATATCCATAAAGGCGCACGACTTAAGAAGACTGTAACCAATGACAGATCAGCGCCCCAGATTGCCGGGGGAGGAGCGAAGTCGTCTGGTCCTCCGATAGCAGATGCACCGCCCGTTCCAAGCATGCCGAAGCCCCCGGGTTCGGCACCACCGGTACCTGGGCAAGCAGCGAACAGACTACGAAGTGATAGCGGAGCTGGTTCAGGGGGGGACAGTAGCGCGGCTTTACCAGCAGCTCCCCAGCTGGGAGGTCTCTTTGCCGGAGGCATGCCCAAGCTACGCagccgaggaggagttgATACTGGAGCCAATCGAGATTCGCCATATCGATCAGAATCACAGGGCTCGTCGGCACCGAAGCCTCCCGTGTCGCCTGCTCCGAAGCCTCCAGGAGCTCGTCCTCCCCCGCTGCCTTCTTCAGAGTCTCCTCCCGCGCCTCCTGTTAACCCATTGGTTGCTGGTCTGAAGAAGCCTCCCCCAAGGCCCGCTTCGCGGCCATCATCTACTGTCTCAAATGCATCGGCCAGGTCGGCGTCAGATGCTCCACCACCTCGTGCACCACCACCGTTGCCAGGCTCAGCAAAGccgcctccaccacctcccgTATCCTCTAGAAAACCATCAAccccagctcctcctcctcctcctgcaCCCCCTTCTACAATTCCAGCTGcgccacctccacctccacctccacctaCAGCCCGGCCACCTCCCCCAGCGCCTGCGCGATCtacccctccaccaccaccaccgccgccgcctcctgCAGCCTCAGCACCGCAGCCACCTAACGGAACCGCTGCTGCATCAATAGCTGTTCAAGCTGCGAGAAACGCTTTTGGGCATAGTCAGCAGACACCATCCGCCCCGCCCCCGCCCCCACCCGCTTCATCCGCCCCTTCAgcaccccctccacctcctccgaGTGCTCCCCCAAGCGCCCCTCCAAGTGCTCCTCCGAGTGCTCCTCCGAGTCAGCCACCATCACGCCCGTTATCGCACGAGCCTCTAGCTAGTCAACTCCCGGATCGATCTACACTAGACCCGAGCGCGTACACCCTGAGCAACGGCGGGCCGTCATCAGGGTCGAGTCCTCTAAGCTCAGCAGTGCAGGGGTTAATTCGGGTAGAAGACGTTCGGTTCAAGTTCCAGAGCGAAGGTTTACTCCCCAAGCCGCGGCCTTTTGTAGGAGGCCCCAGACGATACCGTGCTGGGCGAGGCAGCAGCGTGCCATTGGATTTGAGCGCACTGAGTGGCTAG
- a CDS encoding uncharacterized protein (predicted protein), with protein MWLWRGAQSAVFYYATCTPCAEKVDRRKRMKEAEAARSRREKEKNEEIIADQPRPFPQPTAFSTNPGWAEEIALGPGPPARRGGNRSAHRRTDSWNTDGISANSCHDVRASQKKDKSSLMQPIEERWNRMRYQREDEPLWGEEMEVKGSSVGLSGSGKANAHEPSKYYIARVPPVNDLHPPIVSGPKSRAETRWMLQPVPSARVMAGKDRFPTQKSNTIDPSLTREKSTNKTSERTPLPPLSTQNGEKKPARVRPPFAHFDDDDDDDDDDDPRPLKTPEPKDSREYRSPSSLSYGRDESNFVIASSLRSRSDSSSLASIDSDDIESPRVSIQSPQTPISRPMSKEADDGSKLFRPHVSKTLSNLHREDKKVELLHLEISDHHEEVGLGDLEQIRPWRWSMDI; from the coding sequence ATGTGGCTGTGGCGAGGCGCTCAATCGGCGGTCTTCTATTATGCCACCTGTACACCATGTGCCGAGAAAGTCGATCGCCGAAAACGTATgaaagaagccgaagccgcTCGATCCCGTCgcgaaaaggagaagaatgaagagatCATCGCCGACCAACCTCGGCCGTTCCCTCAACCAACCGCCTTCAGTACCAACCCCGGATGGGCCGAGGAAATTGCGTTAGGCCCTGGCCCCCCGGCAAGAAGAGGTGGCAACCGGTCTGCGCATCGTCGTACGGACAGTTGGAATACGGATGGTATCTCGGCGAACTCCTGTCATGATGTACGTGCAtcgcaaaagaaagacaagagcAGCCTGATGCAACCGATTGAGGAACGGTGGAACCGCATGCGATATCAGCGCGAAGACGAGCCGTTATGGGGTGAAGAAATGGAGGTGAAGGGCTCTTCGGTTGGACTATCAGGTAGCGGGAAAGCGAATGCCCACGAACCTAGCAAATACTATATTGCACGGGTGCCTCCAGTCAACGATCTTCATCCGCCTATCGTCAGTGGACCCAAGTCTAGGGCTGAGACGCGATGGATGCTGCAACCTGTACCTAGCGCTAGGGTAATGGCCGGAAAAGATCGCTTCCCTACTCAGAAGAGTAATACCATCGACCCATCATTAACCCGCGAAAAGAGTACCAACAAAACCTCCGAACGAACCCCACTACCACCCTTATCTACTCAGAACGGTGAAAAGAAACCCGCCAGAGTTCGTCCTCCCTTCGCTCACttcgacgacgatgatgatgacgatgacgacgatgatccTCGACCTCTGAAGACGCCTGAGCCCAAGGATAGCCGCGAATACAGATCAccctcttccctttcgtACGGGCGTGATGAGTCTAATTTTGTCATAGCTTCGTCTCTACGGTCGCGATCAGATTCGTCTTCGTTGGCTTCGATTGACTCCGATGACATAGAATCCCCCAGAGTCTCGATACAGTCCCCGCAGACACCGATATCCCGGCCGATGTCCAAGGAAGCCGATGATGGTAGCAAACTGTTCCGGCCGCATGTGTCGAAGACATTATCAAACCTGCATCGGGAGGACAAGAAAGTTGAATTGTTACATTTAGAGATTTCCGATCACCATGAAGAAGTCGGATTAGGTGATCTTGAGCAAATACGACCGTGGCGCTGGAGCATGGACATATAG
- a CDS encoding uncharacterized protein (predicted protein): MMNPYLSWAILLVVAGGLGWYYNGPVPKTKAPIKPIVEKAESAVSAKKPKKKTKKSPEPSPAPAKAEEKPVQTPKIEEVEVADEEIDKKEMAKRFAAVKNGVPLKESSKEGNSGSKAQKKKNKKGSSSQPASNNERSASRVSTRTSSTTGAEADDDLSPAGSPQVNASTSAAGYVSDMLEAPAPAASVLRVTGSLDSDSQKKKQKPQSFKQVETKKQRQQRLKNEARKQQVQEAEEERRKLLEKQLHTARESERREAAKSKPATQPNAWQTQSVNKVTNGNVTNGIHKTAPGPKVDLLDTFEPEKSSAAASSKEWDQGLPSEEEQMRILGAENGEDQWTTVSSKKIKKKGGKADDSEVSAVEDQPTPVAPAPAPVEPKVKITPTYLPDVLRSGKKGHPLDSDWAA, from the coding sequence atgatgaatccTTACCTCAGCTGGGCTATCCTGCTCGTGGTAGCAGGTGGCCTGGGCTGGTACTACAATGGCCCTGTCCCCAAAACTAAAGCCCCCATAAAACCCATCGTGGAAAAGGCCGAGAGCGCGGTGAGCGcgaagaaacccaagaagaagactaagAAGTCTCCGGAACCCTCTCCTGCCCCCGCTAAGGCTGAGGAAAAGCCAGTGCAGACCCCCAAGATCGAGGAGGTCGAAGTGGCAGATGAGGAGatcgacaagaaagagatggcCAAGCGCTTTGCTGCTGTGAAGAACGGTGTTCCCCTTAAGGAAAGcagcaaggaaggcaacaGTGGCAGCAAGGctcaaaagaagaagaacaagaagggaTCATCCAGCCAGCCCGCCAGCAACAACGAACGATCTGCCTCCCGTGTCTCCACTCGtacctcatccaccaccggAGCCGAGGCGGATGATGACCTCTCTCCAGCTGGATCCCCCCAGGTTAATGCCAGTACCTCTGCTGCTGGATATGTTTCTGACATGCTCGAGGCTCCTGCCCCAGCAGCGTCGGTGCTCCGTGTGACGGGCTCTTTGGACTCGGACtcccagaagaagaaacagaaaccccAATCCTTCAAGCAGGTCGAAACCAAGAAGCAGCGCCAACAGCGACTGAAGAATGAAGCTCGCAAGCAGCAGgttcaggaagctgaggaggagagacGTAAActgctggagaagcagctccACACCGCTCGCGAATCTGAGCGCCGCGAAGCCGCCAAGTCAAAGCCGGCTACTCAACCTAATGCCTGGCAGACTCAGAGCGTGAACAAGGTTACCAACGGCAATGTTACCAACGGCATCCACAAGACCGCTCCGGGCCCTAAGGTTGACCTGTTGGACACATTTGAGCCTGAAAAGTCGTCCGCTGCCGCATCCTCCAAGGAATGGGACCAGGGCCTCCCAtccgaggaggagcagaTGCGCATTCTCGGCGCAGAGAACGGGGAGGATCAGTGGACCACCGTGTCtagcaagaagatcaagaagaagggcggcAAAGCCGATGACAGCGAAGTCAGCGCTGTTGAAGACCAGCCCACCCCGGTCGCACCCGCACCTGCACCTGTTGAGCCCAAGGTGAAGATCACTCCTACCTACCTTCCTGATGTCCTCCGCTCCGGAAAGAAGGGACATCCTCTCGACTCCGATTGGGCTGCTTGA